A genomic window from Lotus japonicus ecotype B-129 chromosome 1, LjGifu_v1.2 includes:
- the LOC130734576 gene encoding transcription factor bHLH79 gives MDPPLINDSTFSSAFALAEIWPRPGGGDENSTVTQLTAARNHGNGKKNNNNHSTTSEDDCSKNDSGNKRIRLGGGGSTVENGGGLKAAEASSVAGSNNSDEQSTKPSESEPPKQDYIHVRARRGQATDSHSIAERARREKISERMKILQDLVPGCNKMIGKALVLDEIINYIQSLQHQVEFLSMKLEAVNSRANMNPTNEGFPSKDVVTQPFDIAGVIYESHAARGYAQGSHPGWLHMQIGGGFEGAT, from the exons ATGGACCCTCCTCTCATCAACGACTCCACATTCTCCTCCGCTTTCGCTCTCGCCGAGATTTGGCCCCGACCAGGCGGAGGAGATGAAAATTCCACCGTCACCCAACTCACCGCCGCCCGAAATCACGGCAACGGcaagaagaacaacaacaaccactCCACCACCTCCGAGGACGATTGCTCCAAG AATGATTCAGGCAATAAAAGGATAAGattaggaggaggaggatctaCTGTTGAGAATGGTGGAGGTTTGAAAGCTGCAGAAGCTAGTTCAGTGGCTGGAAGCAACAACTCTGATGAACAAAGCACTAAACCTTCAGAATCAGAGCCACCTAAGCAAGACTATATTCATGTTAGAGCAAGAAGGGGGCAAGCTACTGATAGCCACAGCATAGCAGAGAGA GCTAGAAGGGAAAAGATCAGTGAGAGGATGAAAATTCTTCAGGATTTGGTCCCCGGGTGTAACAAG ATGATTGGTAAAGCACTTGTTCTGGATGAGATAATTAATTACATCCAGTCGCTACAGCATCAGGTTGAG TTCCTATCGATGAAGCTTGAAGCAGTTAATTCAAGAGCCAACATGAACCCAACAAATGAAGGGTTTCCTTCAAAAGAT GTTGTTACCCAGCCATTTGACATTGCTGGAGTGATATATGAATCACACGCAGCAAGGGGGTATGCTCAGGGATCACATCCTGGATGGCTGCATATGCAGATTGGTGGGGGTTTTGAAGGAGCAACATAA